DNA sequence from the Cronobacter turicensis z3032 genome:
TGATAACGGTAAGGGTGCTGATTTCCTGCTCGCCACGTTTAACCGGGTTTACCAGGGTGACGGTATTTTCATTAGTTTGAGTCATGACGTTCTCGCTTTATGGATAGGTTAAAAGAGCCGGCCAGCAGAGGCTGACCGGGTTACATCAGGCCAGCCCGATATTGCGGCGGTGCTGCTCCAGACGGTCGACGCCGTTCACCTTCTCCACCATGTTCACGGTGTCGATTTCAACAAGCTCCTTGCCGTTCATGGTGAGCTTGAAATAGGTGCACTGCGTGCTGATTTTGGTTTCAGTGTCTTCGCCCTGTTTACTTTCGCCGCCGTCGATTTCCTTATGACGGCCACGCATCACCACCTCGACGGCCACCGTTTCGCCGGTGTCGTCACGCTGGTAGGAGCCGGCAAAGCGCAGGGCTACCGAGTTGGCACCGGCGGCGCCGTACTGCGACCAGATGGACTCATCGGGAAAGCCCCCGAGCGTCCACTCCATCGAGAGCGCGTCGTCATCGAGACCGAAATCAACCGGGGCGCTGCCGTTCATGCCGGCGCCGCGATAGTTCTCCAGCTTGCGGGTCAGCTTCGGCAGAGTGACCGACTTCACGACGCCGAGATAGCTCAGGCCGTCGTTAAACAGATTCATGTGTTTGAGCTTGCGCGGAAGTGCCATGTGCTTTTGCTCCTTAAGCGTTAGCCACTGACGAAATCAGATTCGCCAGGTATTTGTCAGTGATGCGCTGGCGCAGGGTCAGGTTGTCCAGCGGCGGGACCGGCGTGTAGTCGTAGTCAATCATCAGCTTGCCGGCCTTCAGGGTCTCTTTGTCGTTCGCCGACTCATCCACCCAGCACTGCGCATCGACGATATAGCCAGCGGTTTTCAGCTCGCGGAATTTGGCGTTAATACCGTCCACGATGTCGCGGATAAGCGTCGGCGTGACCGGTTTATCCATCGCCCACATATGCGCCTCGGCAATGGTGTCGGCGAGTACCTGTGCGGTGCGGGTGTAGTTCTCAAACAGGAACAGCGGATCGTCTGAACAGCAGCGGTTACCCCAGAAGCGGAAACCGTCTTTGCGGATAAGCGTCGTGACGCCGGCCTGGTTCAGCAGGTCGGCATCGGTGCCGGGCTCCTGCAAATCCCAGAACACCGAGGCGCTGATGCCGGTCACGCCGTTAACGGCGACGTTGGAGAGGGTTTTATGCCAGCCCGTTTCCTGGTCGATTCTGGCGCGCAGGCCGAGCGCGCGCGCCGTGGCGAAGGCGGTATCGCTGGCGCTGGTTGTGGTGTTCCAGGCGATAAAGTCCGGCCAGATGAGCATCAGCTCGCGCTGACTAAAGTTTTTACGGTAGGCGATAACGTCAGAGACAGTTTTACAGCCCCATGCGCTGACATAGCCGAACGCGCGCAGCTTCTGACAAATGGAAGCAAGCGCGACCGCCACTTCCAGCTTATCGAAGCCCGGCACGCCGAGAATGCGCGGCTTGACGCCGGTCACCGCCTCGGCGGTCAGCAGCGCTTTCATGCCGGTGAGCTGGCCGTTTTCATCCGTGCCGCCGATGATGTTCGAGACGGTCTGTGCAAGCGCCTCCTCGCTGTCGCCGGTGCCTTCAGCCACGCGCACGACGACGGTGACGGGCTTCGCCTGGTCGGCGATGGCCTGAAGGGCGGCGGCCAGCGTGCCTTTTCTGCCGGCTTTGGCGATAGCGCTCTGCACGTTGGTGATCAGTACCGGCACGTTAAGGGGAAAGGTGGCGGCGTCGGCATCGCTGGCCGTACAGACCATGCCGATGATTGCCGTGGAAACAGTGGAAATGACGCGCGTGCCGTCGTTAACTTCGACGACCTGAACGCCGTGATGGTAATCACTCATCCGGGTAACTCCGTGGGGTTAGGGGTGAGTGTTATTTTCAGGCCCGCCGGGGCGGCGGGCTATTAATGCGGGTTGGGGGATGGCTGGTACAACAATCTTTAAAAGGCAAACGCCTATTTAGTTACCTTTCGCTTTTAATATTTTCCCCGCCAAATCAGCCAACACATCTGTTCCATCCATAACAGAAGGGATCTTATCTTCATTGGGTTGGATAGGGCTAAATATCAAAGCTTCAAACGCTTTCCATGATTCACTAACTTTATCAGAATGAGTTTTATCTCGTGTTTCGACATAATCGTAGATAAACTCACACAAATTTAATCTAAGATCTATCTGTACAAGCTGGCTTTTTAGAGATTTAACTTCAACATAAAATAATCTCATAAAGTAGAAAAACAATAACTCAAGACTGATTAACGGAACGTAAATCAATAACCCTGAAATCGAAACATTTTATTTGACCTGCATAATAGGCGTGTTTGAAAACACTTACCGGAAGCGCTATTAAAAAAACAATAAAAAGCCACATTCTGAATTGTGCATAAACCACCTCTTTATTTTTATTTATCCTTAAAGTGGAAAACGCTTTTGCCAATAGCTTAAAATTACCTTCTCGCTTTATATCCGTTAACCTTTTACCGAGGTCCTCAGCTTGTTCTTTTACCGCCTCAAGATACTCCACACTGCTGGTTGCTGAGTTTATAATCTTTTGTACACTACCCTCTAATTTTAACTTTTCGTTTTCGACATTTTCTATAAGAATTTTTGCTTCCTGCAAGCGAGGATCACTTAAAAAATCGCGATAAATCTCATATGGCATTATATCCTTTATCCATGTAAAAGGCGGGGTAGGAAAATAGACCTCCTCACCCCATATAGCCTCATCTGCTTTATCAAGCCTAGTTAAATTCTCACCGTCCATGTGAGGTTTATCTAGTGGAAAGAAAGGGCCATTGACAGATAAAGAATATTCCCACATGAATCGCAACAAAATACTAAGATGATACTTAGGATCTGATGCAACTGTATTTTTATCAAAAATTTGCTCACCAACATGCTTTCTATTAAAAGGTGTCTGATCATCGAGCTGCTTGGGTGTTTGCATAGCTTGCTCAAGATGTTTCCATGCTGAAAAATAAACCCAACAAAGAAGCTCATCATCTTTTAAACAATCATGACTAGAGAGGTTATTTTTAACAGCCAAGTATCCTTTGCGGTATTTTTTATTTATAATTTCATTACAAGCCGAAAAATCATTTTTCACTGAGTTCGCTGAAAAAGAAAACATAAATCCCCTTATATGTGAATTATAAATTCATCCCACTACATATAAAATTTATCTAAAATTTGAAAAACCATATCATAACTTGTGTGCTTTTAAATTTGAAAGTTCTAACTTTATCCTCGATAGGAAGACGAGCATAGGCCCGTCTTTACGCTGGGAGTTGTGGCCATTGGATATCCGGTGCCCGTGACGTGTCAACTGCCGCAAGCGCTTCCAGATAATCCAGCCAGGCTGTAAAAGCTGCCTGTTCCTGTTCGTTCAGACGCCCGAGTGTGAGCCGGGAGGGCCACTGCTGCTGGCTGATAATCTCGTTTGCCATGCCACGCAGGCTTGATTTCATCGCTTTCGCGTTCTCCACATCAGCAGCGCGGCGGGCATCCTCATTTGTCACCCACGCCTTCCCGTTCCAGACGTCAAAGCGGGTCGCCGGCGCGGCACGCGTGGTGCCGGCAGGATAATCGCCCGGCAGTGTGATTTTCACCGGCTCCCCTGTCACTGTGCTGTAGACCGTCTCGCCGCGATGATCCGGCAGATACTCCCACGCGGATAAATCAGCAGTGCGGCAGATAACCAGCCCTTCCACTGGTTCACCAGGCGCATCGGTACAGGATTTTGCCGGCAGCCCTACACCCTCGGCCAGATATTCGCGGCAGGTGGATAAATACTCGCGCGTCGTTTCGTCGTAATTATGGACGGTGATAAAGCCGGCCTGCTCGGCCAGAAGCTGATGATTTAAATTAACCTCGGCCATTATGCAGCCCTCACAATGTAGTTAAATGCGATGTTACGTGGACGAGTCTCTGTAGATGTTCGGGCTACTTTAGACATATCAAAAGTAGTGATATCTGCATTACGGTTTTCTGTGCCCCCTGGCATCCCAAACCCATTAGCTCCTGTTTGCCTGCCATAGGCAAATGCACCTGTAGCTCCAGAAATACAGCCAGTCTCTGACTGTTGATATCCTCGCGATACAATCGTACCGGTAACATTTTGAAGAGTATCTCCCTGAGCAGATAATAAAGAACGCCCGGTATCTACCCCTCGCCCGTCATCCCAGCCGCGAATAAACTCCCCGCGAAGATCCGGCAACACGCCGCCGGGATAAATCAGGGCAAGTTTTGGATAACGGGCTTTATCAAAGGGCGCTCCGTTGTATTTCAGCCAGCCTTCTGGCGGGATGTCTAAAGGCCACGGCACCGGCACCCCGACCGGCAGCGCCGAGCCCTCACCAAGTCCGAGCCAGGAAAGCACGCCGCTTACTGTCTTCCCGGACAGCGCGGTCAGCGTGTTATCAAGCGGCTGCTTACCGGCCAGCGCCTTTGTCACGTTGGCAGCGAAATTCGCATCGTTACCAAGCGCGGCTGCCAGTTCGTTTAAGGTGTCCAGTGCACCCGGCGCATTGGCGACCAGGGCAGCAAGCGCCGTTTTTACAAAGGCAGTGGTAGCAATCTGCGTGTCATTCACTGTCTGCGCCGGCGTCGGTGCCGTGGGTTTTCCGGTCAGCGCCGGCGAGGCTTTCGGGGCATACTGCGTGTGCGGGTCGGCGGCCTTCAGGTGCTGCGCCATCAGCTGATCGGCATACTGCCTCACCTCGATAGCTTTATCGTCGGCATATTTACGGGTCGCCAGTACCACAGACGGATCGATTTTCAGCGCCACGGCATCGGTCGCCGAGACAATCAGCACCAGGCGAATGGTCTGTGTGCGCCCGCTGCCTTCCTGTAACTGCGGCTTGTAGGTTTCCGGGCAGTTCGCCACGGCTATCAGCACGCCGGCATCGTCATACAGCCCGATTTCACGGATCCAGTAGCCGCCCTCGCTTTCAGGGATGATTTGCTCGGCGATAATCTGGCTTGTATTCACCGGGTCGACAGACAGCATATTCAGCGGCGCGCGGCGCTTTTCGTTAATCAGCCGGGTCTGCGTCGTATCCGGCACCGGCAGGCTTCCGCCGCCGTCACCGACGGCGAGCTGCGTCAGGTTAAGTTTCGTGCCCAGCGCGGCCGCATTCGCCAGCCGCGCCGCGCCCTGGTTGGTCAGAAGAGCAAAATATTTTGCGGTCATGCCGTCACTCTCAGGTTATCGATTAAATGAACCGCCGCGCCGGCGCTTAACGTGCCGCCCACGGTGATTTCCTCGGGTAAATAGGGGTAAACGGTGAGCGTGTCGCCGCTGTAGCTGGCCGCCCCGACAAACGCCGCGCCGTCAGCGCTCAGGCTGATATTGAGCCCGGTCAGATGCCGGCTTGCGGGTTTGGCATCCGAGATAAGGCGCTCAAGTTCCTGATACATTTCTTCGGTGATACCGTTATCCAGCACGCCCACCACAAGACGA
Encoded proteins:
- the FII gene encoding Major tail tube protein — its product is MALPRKLKHMNLFNDGLSYLGVVKSVTLPKLTRKLENYRGAGMNGSAPVDFGLDDDALSMEWTLGGFPDESIWSQYGAAGANSVALRFAGSYQRDDTGETVAVEVVMRGRHKEIDGGESKQGEDTETKISTQCTYFKLTMNGKELVEIDTVNMVEKVNGVDRLEQHRRNIGLA
- the FI gene encoding Major tail sheath protein, with protein sequence MSDYHHGVQVVEVNDGTRVISTVSTAIIGMVCTASDADAATFPLNVPVLITNVQSAIAKAGRKGTLAAALQAIADQAKPVTVVVRVAEGTGDSEEALAQTVSNIIGGTDENGQLTGMKALLTAEAVTGVKPRILGVPGFDKLEVAVALASICQKLRAFGYVSAWGCKTVSDVIAYRKNFSQRELMLIWPDFIAWNTTTSASDTAFATARALGLRARIDQETGWHKTLSNVAVNGVTGISASVFWDLQEPGTDADLLNQAGVTTLIRKDGFRFWGNRCCSDDPLFLFENYTRTAQVLADTIAEAHMWAMDKPVTPTLIRDIVDGINAKFRELKTAGYIVDAQCWVDESANDKETLKAGKLMIDYDYTPVPPLDNLTLRQRITDKYLANLISSVANA
- the tfaE gene encoding Tail fiber assembly protein homolog from lambdoid prophage e14, whose protein sequence is MAEVNLNHQLLAEQAGFITVHNYDETTREYLSTCREYLAEGVGLPAKSCTDAPGEPVEGLVICRTADLSAWEYLPDHRGETVYSTVTGEPVKITLPGDYPAGTTRAAPATRFDVWNGKAWVTNEDARRAADVENAKAMKSSLRGMANEIISQQQWPSRLTLGRLNEQEQAAFTAWLDYLEALAAVDTSRAPDIQWPQLPA
- the H gene encoding Probable tail fiber protein: MTAKYFALLTNQGAARLANAAALGTKLNLTQLAVGDGGGSLPVPDTTQTRLINEKRRAPLNMLSVDPVNTSQIIAEQIIPESEGGYWIREIGLYDDAGVLIAVANCPETYKPQLQEGSGRTQTIRLVLIVSATDAVALKIDPSVVLATRKYADDKAIEVRQYADQLMAQHLKAADPHTQYAPKASPALTGKPTAPTPAQTVNDTQIATTAFVKTALAALVANAPGALDTLNELAAALGNDANFAANVTKALAGKQPLDNTLTALSGKTVSGVLSWLGLGEGSALPVGVPVPWPLDIPPEGWLKYNGAPFDKARYPKLALIYPGGVLPDLRGEFIRGWDDGRGVDTGRSLLSAQGDTLQNVTGTIVSRGYQQSETGCISGATGAFAYGRQTGANGFGMPGGTENRNADITTFDMSKVARTSTETRPRNIAFNYIVRAA